The Pseudorasbora parva isolate DD20220531a chromosome 21, ASM2467924v1, whole genome shotgun sequence sequence ttaaatgttttgtgttAAACTGTCCTTTGCTTCCGGCAGAATGGCCCAGTCGGTACCAACCTTTCTCTGCTGTCACGAAACCCTTTGGCTGCCACACATGAGTTCAGACAGGCCTGTAATGCTTGCTACAGTCGCATAGGTGCTGTATCCCTTAATGTATGCTGTGAAAAAAGAGGTACATGTCAGAGCTATTCCTAAACCTGTTAGACATGTCTGAAAGAGGtggattttgtttatttttttattagggCCTCGTGTCATGGACTACCATTATCAGCCTGATGCAGCGCATCGCTGCAAGAGAGATGTGCTGCTCTGTCGCCTCAAATCTTCAGACGACTCCACCTGGAAAAGGGTGCGACCCCGTCCAGCTCGTAATAACTTTCTTGGGGCGTTTGTTCTCTGCAAAGGTATGGCAGTTTATTGAAGACTGTATTGGatagattttttatttaggGATGGACAAATTTTGATTTCCaatgattgttttttttgttttgttatcaTTCTATCTTTGCAGAGGTACAAGAGCGTCAGGAGTGCCAGTATGGTGAAAACTGCACTTTTGCCTATTGCCAGGAGGAGATAGATGTGTGGACCCAAGAGAGGAAGGGAGCTCTAAGTCGTGAGCTTCTGTTTGACCCTCTGGGCACCAATGAACGACGGGCCCTCAGTGTCACTCGTCTCCTTCAGCTCCATATGGGCATGTTTATGTTCCTCTGTGAGGTAATGTGTGCCCTCatatttaactctttccctgccagcgtTTTTGATTATTTTCACAATTATTTGGCcaccagaatattttttttgattgaacatctgaacatgcaatatatcaaatgAAAGTACAGAGCCTCtgctttagaaaaaaaacaacaactataaAATGTAAAGGGCAGATATAACAAACCGATGGTTTATTAATTAATGACCTGCTCAACTGAATAACTTTCAAGGATTTATTCCACGATGCAGAAAATGtcattaaaaacataatttactgCATGATGTCACAGAATTTGaacataaataaaattaataaataaaacgtAGGTCAGTGCACTTGCATCAAATCGCAATTTATAGTTAACTAGTGTCTGTGAAATATTAAGCTGCAAATAGTCTGTTTAAATATGAATCCTGCCTGTTTCTGTGTTTCTCTGTGTCAATGAATGTTTCATTTACCTCACACAATGAAACTTGCAGTGTTTTTCAGCCTTTGCCACCTCAATATATGGTACATGATGCATTAACCTCATCTTCATGAGCATTTGACCATTTCAGTCAACAAAATCTATTCTCCTAttataaacatacacacacagtaactCAAAGGTCTTCATGGCAACCCATGAAAATAAAAGTTCAGTTTAACAAAGTAATTGTGATATGAATTGTATATTAATGTTGTACAGCAGAATTTAGCTACAtctcaatgtaataataatatatgtatttaattagGGCTGCATGATTATGACAAATCATAATTGTCGATTATTCCcttgaaattgtaatttttaaaattattattaagatttttaaatcttaaaaattattaaatataaaaattactattactgtatttcagAAGATGTCATAGCACCCCCCTATAACCtccatataacagtgaaaacaaggAAAGGGTTAATACTTGTCTCACACCTAGAAATGTTAAGAAACAAGCAAAACTAAGTTGTTATTCTGGCCCCTGCTTTTCTGTAGGAATGTTTTGACAGTAAGCCTCGTATCATTAGCAAGCGAAGCAAAGAGAATCTCGCTGTGTGTTCCAACCTCACTGCACGACATCCCTTTGATGATAACAAGTGAGTCATCATTTCCTGAGTTGTCTTTTTATCCCTTACTGTATTGAGACTTGGATCACTAATATGATTTTGCAGCACTTAAGTGGCGATTGGATTATATCTCCTCTAATACGTTTGTCTCTTATAATGCCGGATAGGTGCCTGGTGCACGTGGTTCGCTCAGCAAACGTGCGCTACAGTAAAGTGCGCCCTCTTCACCCACTCTGCCAGTTTGACGTGTGCCGCCATGAGGTGCGATATGGCTGCCAACGAGAGGACAGTTGCTCCTTTGCACATTCAGTCATAGAACTCAAGTGTTGGGTGCTTCAGCAGGACACAGGTACATAAGACGTGCTATAATTATATTTGTATGCATGCACACTGCACTTTACCATTTTGCCTTATCTTTATTAAGCTTTTTTTTATACTgggtttttgaaaatgtttgtccAAATTTTGCAGTATGCCATCCATTCATTTCAAAAACTTCTCTTGAAGCAGTCATATGATGCTTTTTCTATTACCGTAAGCCTGTAATGTATCTGTTTAAGCATGTATATGGTCTGCAAAGATActcatattcatattcatataaGCTCATATTCTTCCACAAAGGTTTATTTTCTGTCTAATAGAGAACACTGATCCAGACCTGCTTAAAACACCTCGATCAAAGTCCAGCTATTACTTCTTCAAACATCGAAGCCACAATGTGAAATATAAGCACATTATACGctgtattgccaaaagtattgggacacccctccaaatcattgaattcaagtTGCAGTCActtccattcgtgaaatttcctcactacaaCATTTTCtttggtcaactgttagtggtataacaaagtgaaagcaattgggaacaacagcaactcaaccatgagtcaatagctacagacctccaaactttgtgtggccttcagttTAGCTCAAGAAcggtgtgtagagagcttcatggaaagtttccatggctgagcagctgcatccaagccttacatcaccaagtacaatgcaaagcatcggatgcagtggtgtaaagcgcaccgccactggactctagagcagtggagacgtgtgctctggagtgaccaattaCCGGTaggcttctctgtctggcaatctgatggacgagtctgggtttagcatttgccaggagaacggtacttgccttactgcattgtgccaagtataAAATTTGGTGGACGGGAGataatggtgtggggttgtttttcagggtttgGGCTTGGCTTTTTTCACTTAGTTCCAgagaaaggaactcttaatgcttcagcataccaagacattttggacattcagctttgccatcccaggaataaataaaagtttaaaataaattaaagcggaattaaaaaaaaaaaaaaaaaaaaaaaaaaaatatatatatatatatatatatatatatatatatatataatttttttttttttttttttactatgttttaactttttttttgaacaaatacattGTCTTCATGATCATATGATGCTtttcaaaaatcttaccaaACCCATACGTTTTCTAGTGTTTACTGTCACTTTCGATGCCATTTTTGCCCTACAACTGATTTATTACTGAGTTTTTGTTTGTGCTTATTTCTTTCCCGTCAGGTATTACCCATGAGGAAATGGTGCAGGAGTCAAAGAGACACTGGCACCGATTGGAACAGAATGCACAGAGACAGAAGGTGATGCTTTGACAAAGAACACTACTGTGCTGTCTCACAAACACTTGTCATTGCTGAAATATAGTCCTTCTATTTGATTGCTTTTTGTTGGTTCAAATCTGGTTTACAAAAcaagtctttctttctttatccTCATCCTCAGCCCATGCTCGGGCCGCACCAGCCCAGTGGgagcagcagtaacagcagtGCTGTCAGCGGTAGTGGCGTGGTCTCTGGAGGGGTGGGAGGAGACTGCCTTGGGGGCGGAAgcacaggaggaggtggaggAGGACTTGTAGGATGTGGTCGAGGGCGTGGCCTGAATCTGAAGATGAAGTTTGTGTGTGGACAGTGTTGGAGGGAGGGCCAGGTCAATGAGCCAGACAAGTCACTGAAGTACTGCACTGCCAAAGCCAGGCACAGGTTAGATTCCCTTATTCAAGAAGGCATCATCTTACCACCAGGATGCTCATCAAACATTAACGTGCCTATAATGTTTACTGGAACTGTTGTAATGTAACTGCTTTTAATAGACACAGTAGACTGCATCTTTGCTAATGGTTCATGGTATAATTATAATGTAAAGCTTCTTTCTGCTTTTTCTGTTTTACCCAGCTGGACAAAAGAGCGCAGGGTGTTGCTAGTGAAATCATTTGAGAAGAAAAAGTGGGTGGTAGTGCGGCCGCTGCCTTTTTCCCGTACCTACCCCCAACAATATGATGTAAGTCAGTCCTTGATTAAATTATTGTGACAGCAAACAGAAACCGTTTTGTCAGGCTCTTCAGATAAGCAGGTTGTAGTTTTGACACTGAGCTGCAGTGCTGTTCTCATGATCTGTTAAGTGTCAAACagccttttttaatttttttgttactgttgtctgaggtcaactaatgatgtttgtgtggtttttacattaaaaaacataactaataagtaataggctattttctacactggtttagAGGCTCTCTCCTGATCGCTGGGTTTTGGGGGGCAtaacgcactggagacttggaagtaaacacccatggctaggattggataagatttgcatatttaataagcTTCAGCTCCACTGTCAGTTCAcgaggagagattgagggagaagcggcaaccagaaagattctctcgatcacagggctcgtaaacgtctttatcaaacaaacaatgatttatttctcatcgtgattgattggactattatttttatattacacatagcccgcaagatcggacgatataagcgtgaaccgcgcacgcacacatacacgtgcattggtcgagagagagagagaatagccgaacaagaacggaatataatgagattcatcggcctgccggggtttgcgagccctggcccatacgagTCTAGCATGCTAAAGTTATGCTAtgttagacatgtacacataagcaaaacaatctataacaatgcaatactattacatgtaaaaacttgttttactcgcatgtgttgcaccattcctgtcggatccaaatccagcatcgaccagagatttgtttacaaacgattcagcagtgtcttccccacgtgagctggaacttaattaaaaataaagttcaaccacacattcctaatattaggatccaaaggaagcttatgcagcgactgtgttcttccacaatcaggaatagcgcaatatcgtAATCTtcctcagcatgtttattgttgttgaccagctagcacgagccctccatgagtcagtgggcgaGGCTACTTGATTAGACGCTATGCAGATTCTGTATAGGTGGTGTTTTGtcgcgcactgacgtcagtatgaagcgcaatttatttttaaaacagcaTGTGAGAAAAAAAGCATGTGAAAAAgaatgttttaccacccctttaagcattttgttgttgttgatttgCTCTATAACAGGCTAAACTGGCCTTAAAATAGCCTTTTGAAATGAGAGGCAACCAATGCATTCTAATCACGATGCAAACAAAGATACACACATGTAGTatgaacagtttttttttttatttaaataaaattacattgCATAATTTTAAGACTTAGAGCAAATACAGAATGTTCTGACTTTAGCTTTGTGAAATTGTTACATAAGACAcctgcacaaaacaaaaacagatggaCTGAATAAAAATGCTAATTCCCACTCTGACCGTAGGTGGTGCTTGTGGGAAAGAAGCGTTTCTTTGGGTACCGCTGTGAAAATGCCATTGAAACTATACTGAAGACCATCAGTTTCGTTCAGATACATTCATATAACCCCCCTCACCAattcaatatttatatttttcttccTATATTTCAAGCATCCCGAACAGTGATCTTCCTGGGCCTTTTTATACCTGGTCCACTTAATGCGTTTTTACAGATCAGATATCTGTCTGATTTATCAGAACGATTCCATTTACACTTGGTCACATAATATGTCTCCGCAAAACGGATGTAAATGAGatctatacatttttaatggagTTCACGTCACAGAGATCAACAAATATGAGCTGCATTTTAGTGTTCAACAGCATTTTATTGATTCAAAATTAAGGACTGCAAAAGGAGAGAGAGTAGCGTAGGCATTGATAATTTAGTTTCTttagttttaatgttttaatgatgATAATTGTGTATTGAGTGTCAGCAACTTTCACGTTCATTTGCTACAGTTTGCTGAAGAGATATTCAGCTGCTTGTCTGCGGCGATGAATGCTGCAGTAGCGCTGTTATATCTAATTATAAAATCGGTCAATTTGTGTAGTGAGAATTTTGATGTTGCAGAGAATACATTTTGGGAGCATATGGAGCGATTTCACGGCCTTAATAATGTGTTTGTAACGCTTTACACAGAGAAGCCGGATAGCTGGCCTGAATGGTTGTAGGCAAGTGTAAGCAAAACTCACGGATCTGATATTTCACTGGGGTTATTATCAGCGTTGTCGATCGCTCGCACACATGGGGCATTTTGAAAAACACTCCACTAACAACTGCGTTACTGAACAGAAAATAAACTGTGCAAAGAGCAACGTAAATATTAAACGCATGCAATGTTCACAGCTCGTGCTCCATCCACGGACTGCCCACTCATCAGCGAGTAAAGAGAGCGTGTGCGTTCTGCCTTAAAGGATAAGTACTTAATTCTACTTGCTTATTTTTCGGTTATTAATCGGGAGCTACTGGGACAGTGATAAAGATCTACCAGTCGATCGGGATCGACTGGTTGACGACCACTGATGTAGTGTGTCCGAattatttatacttttttagCAGTCACaaagtaattacttattcaaaaaaATTACCTACTCAAAAAAATATGCGATTTCGGGCACAGCTATAGTTTCTATAATCTAATGATTCTGTTCAGACAGATAAAAGGTTGTTGAATACATATttcaaggaaatatttttattaggGCTGGTATCAGTACAGATTTCACAAGTTCTTAATTTAATATGCCACAGATTCATTTGTTAAAATTTCATGTATATATTATACTTGAGTACCGAACTCGACCGACTGAGTAGTCGTTACTACTGagtagtgctgcaacgacgcgtcaGCGCCATCAATTACGTCGACTacaaaaatacgtcgacgtgcGTGAAATGCGTCAACGCGTCACACTGTTTGTTTACATCTCGCGTAATGGCATACAGGGAATGGAGAAAGTTgcattctatcacaaaaacagagACCACTgttatcaaaagtatgggaatactttaaacagaggacAAATAAAATGGCCCTTTGTTCCCTTTGCAAAACcgatatgtgtatatatactgttttatatatttatatttttgcctAATATGTACATGGAATTtcaagaaaatgtattttctttctAGTTAACTGAGCGATTACATGTGACATAAAATTTAGCAGTAAGTTGCTCTGTTTGATTCAAACATGCCttatgttaattcatgtttattttgtggTGTAACTAATAGTAAATTGGAAAAATAATTGCTTCAGCGATCTGTCGTGCCACAAAGAATGTCAAAATGAcactttaaaatttaaatttaaagtttaaatttCTTTTTGGCTTTTCATATGATAAAGCAAAATTATTTTGATGGCAGGCACACTACAAATAGTGTTAAGTGAAGTTTAATTTGTGCAAGTCTACAAGTCCCGACTAAAAATGGCATAACCAGTTTTCATTTTATCACAGGAAGCATTATTTTGGGCTAAGTCAGGacattttcaacccaacccTCATAATTATCATAATTTATGTCAAATCTTTGGGGTGTCATCCAATAATGTTTCAGCCCCCCACTCAGCACTTTTTGTCAATTCAATCTCAATTTTAATGAAGCACTAatcttaaacatttttttccgGGGTGTTTAATCCCTGGAAGAGTTGCCAGCGAAGAATTAACTGTGAAGAGTTGGATCATTGTTTCCATTTCAAAATGACTGAAAGGAACTGGGAAATTTAAGTGTTGATTTGTTGCATAATCTCTATGCTCTATCCTCTATTTGTGCTTGCAGATGTGTGTTCATGTCATGAAACAGAAGAAGTGCCACTATATCGGGAACTGTTCTTTTGCGCACAGTTTGGAGGAGAGGGATGTGTGGACCTATATGAAAAACAACAGCTGTGAGAATGCACTTCATCAAACTAAATTATTCATAAGGCATTTGTTGTTTTGTGGGTGTGGTCCAGTCCTGAGACGTTTCTGTAATCCATTATAAGATTTTAACATGAAGGGTGTATCTTTCTGTGCTCTCTTAAGTGAGAGACATGCAGCAGATGTACGAGATGTGGCTATCGTTGACCAATCAGAACCGGCGTGCAGACGGCACACTCATGACTCCACCCCCAGAGGAGAAACAGATCGCCATGCCAACTGACTATTCTGAGTCAATGGTGGGTAGCTGCAGAGGAAGATGATTTGTTTATCAGATTTAAGGCCCTTTCTCACCAATAGCAAgcaataactataaagataacaaATTTAGCATCCACTCAATATTGTTGCTTATTCTAAGCTTGTGCTGCAGTTTTGTCATCTGCTTTTTAAGTGCTCAATCTCTTTTAAGCAGGATAGGTTTTGATCAATGTTTTTGCTGTCAACTCTGCTACTTTTATATTAATAACTATATTTGTATCGCTATACTTATTGTCCTTGGTGTTAATGGCAATTTATCCTTTCTGACAGGTTGGGCGACGGATGTCTGGTGGTGGAGGGGATCTGTGACCTGGGCTAGAAGTGTGCAGTTACAGGCAGTCTGGATGAGTCTTCCTGTTCAGATATCAGCCCTTACCCACTCTTTCAGTGCCACTGGGAAGTACCAAGCTCTGTTGCCCTTCAGGGCAAGGGTGCCTGACTATAGGACTCACACACTGATTGTtgccacatacacacaccacaTGCTATTTCACTCATTATCTTATACATGTGCCCCACTCACTGACATGACACTTGGCACAGGCTTGTAGGGTGTCATGTGTGTGAGTGCACACAGGTACTGTTACAGCTCAAGTAAGGGCAGTTTTTACGTTCCTTAAACACATTTATGAGGAGTTGATGGTGTTTCCACATTGCTTTTAAACCCAAAACTAAAACCAACTGGTTCTCCCTGTATCAAATCAAAGCACATGTCATGAAGGCCACTCGTGTTTCAGTCAAGTATGTGGTGCCAGATGGCAGATTAAGGATTTTTGTCTGAATTTATGAAGTGGTGCTTAACTCTGTGTTCCTGCCATATTGGTAGAAGAGTTTGAATGTACAGCCAAAAGTGGCCATTTACAAGAAATTTGAGATTTGTTCATACGTCGAATGTATTTGATACACCAAGGCAATTAATTATGGACTAAGGAAAAAGCACCCCAACAACCTGCGTAGATGCTTGCATAATGCCAGTCACAGATCTTGCACTGACACGCGTTCATTTCCTCATTCTTTCGGATTGCACTGAGTGACAAATTGGCAGTGCTTGAAGAGAAGAGTAGGATAAGAATGCACTTGAGGGCTGTTTGCAGTCTGGATTGATCTGACTATTTGAATTGAA is a genomic window containing:
- the zc3h7bb gene encoding zinc finger CCCH domain-containing protein 7B, whose protein sequence is MDPERLKRKEEIQKALGFIQSSLPFPEPEGYEAFLTQLVCNLLDEGNAVYRDGEWRQAAFHYGEGVNVARYAQSEALVIPPELLESLYVNRAAAHYSLGEYDRGVQDCDSALCVSEGSRRALYRKALCLRELGRLREAYECGTGCLLTAPHDRQVSELAQDLANKLGLKIRKAYVSPQLDSTTSGADSNGETNSHTGETSSNGLESLTDIGSDLTSAQCIPAPLATPIPVSDDPQIPSQNPVVPQDMPESPSQEPSGRVPYSVPVSEHMGECVMNEDTSCLDTLLESIPKGAEVSVNPVQGAIPTNLPNTAVGLRPPYSPGLPASSAQLTNTFFNSALSPLPSLEPFSVIGQSEASSQTMDSLGSFSSGAGDTTGKGGSGSLSTGGLDSLSEYTLPGGRISHSFIPSLRNHNAASANGPVGTNLSLLSRNPLAATHEFRQACNACYSRIGPRVMDYHYQPDAAHRCKRDVLLCRLKSSDDSTWKRVRPRPARNNFLGAFVLCKEVQERQECQYGENCTFAYCQEEIDVWTQERKGALSRELLFDPLGTNERRALSVTRLLQLHMGMFMFLCEECFDSKPRIISKRSKENLAVCSNLTARHPFDDNKCLVHVVRSANVRYSKVRPLHPLCQFDVCRHEVRYGCQREDSCSFAHSVIELKCWVLQQDTGITHEEMVQESKRHWHRLEQNAQRQKPMLGPHQPSGSSSNSSAVSGSGVVSGGVGGDCLGGGSTGGGGGGLVGCGRGRGLNLKMKFVCGQCWREGQVNEPDKSLKYCTAKARHSWTKERRVLLVKSFEKKKWVVVRPLPFSRTYPQQYDMCVHVMKQKKCHYIGNCSFAHSLEERDVWTYMKNNSLRDMQQMYEMWLSLTNQNRRADGTLMTPPPEEKQIAMPTDYSESMVGRRMSGGGGDL